The following is a genomic window from Corallococcus soli.
CCGCCCGCGCGCTGCATGAGCACTCCGCCCGCGCGCGCCAGGCCTTCATCGCCGTCAACTGCGGCGCCATCCCGGAGAGCATCCTGGAGGCGGAGCTCTTCGGCGTGGAGCGCGGCGCGTACACCGGCGCGGTGGCCCGGCGCGAGGGCCGCTTCGAGCGCGCCCACGGCGGCACCCTCTTCCTGGATGAAGTCGGGGAGATGCCCCTGGCCGCGCAGGTGAAGCTGCTGCGCGTGTTGCAGGAGGGAGAGCTGGAGCGGCTGGGCGGCACGCAGACGGTGAAGGTGGACGTGCGGCTCGTCGCCGCCACCAACAAGGACCTGCAGAAGGAGGTGGCGGAGGGCCGCTTCCGCGAGGACCTCTACTACCGCCTGCACGTCGTGGAGATCCGCGTGCCCGCGCTGGCGTCGCGCCGCGAGGACATCCCGCTGCTGGCGGAGGCGTTCCTGCGCCGCTTCGCCGCGAAGAACGGCAAGGTGCTGCGCGGCTTCTCCCCGGACGCGCTGGGCGTGCTGGAGAACTACGCGTGGCCCGGCAACGTGCGCGAGCTGGAGCACGCCGTGGAGCGCGCCGTGGTGCTCGCGAGGACGGACGTGCTGGAGGCCAGCGACCTGCCGGAGTCCGTGCGCAAGGGCCCGCTGGGCTCGGCTGGCCAGCTGGTCATCCCCATCGGCACCCCCATGGAGGAGATTGAGCGGCGCGTCATCCATGAAACCCTGCGCCACACCAAGGGCGACAAGACGCTCGCCGCCCGCCTGCTGGGCATCGCCGCGCGCACCATCTACCGCAAGCTGGAGCGCGAGCAGCTG
Proteins encoded in this region:
- a CDS encoding sigma-54-dependent transcriptional regulator; this translates as MTAPTVLVVDDDRANLDSVARIFQREGFATLAAAQGTEALELLRRPEVSVMVTDLMMPGMDGQELLKASRTIRPDVEVVLMTAYGTVETAVAAMKDGAYDFITKPLKRHALVKAVQKALEKQALVQENTSLKAKLAEINPSGGRAMVGQSPAFRAMLDTIRQAAPSTATVLLLGESGTGKELAARALHEHSARARQAFIAVNCGAIPESILEAELFGVERGAYTGAVARREGRFERAHGGTLFLDEVGEMPLAAQVKLLRVLQEGELERLGGTQTVKVDVRLVAATNKDLQKEVAEGRFREDLYYRLHVVEIRVPALASRREDIPLLAEAFLRRFAAKNGKVLRGFSPDALGVLENYAWPGNVRELEHAVERAVVLARTDVLEASDLPESVRKGPLGSAGQLVIPIGTPMEEIERRVIHETLRHTKGDKTLAARLLGIAARTIYRKLEREQLGPDAPPAPPSPPGSVD